CGCTTCATGCGTCAAGGCATGGATGACTACGTGGGCAAGCCCGTGAAAAGCCAGCGCCTGCACGAGGTATTGCACCGCTGGGTGCGCCCCCGCCCGCCCCGCCGTACCCGCCTCGCCGGGGCCCCCGAGCCCCTAGCCCTGCCAGCAGCCCCAGCCTCTGTGGTAGCCCCCGAAGTGGTGGCCGTGCCCGCCGTGGCGCCCGCGCCCGTAGCCGCGTCGGTGGCTGCTGCGCCCGCAGCTAAGCCGGTACCCGCCGCGCCCCTGGCCACTACGCCGGCCGCCGACCCGGAACCGGTGCTCGACGTGGCCGTGCTGCAACAGCTCCAAGAGCTGGGGGGCCCCGAATTTGCGGTTGACCTGTACCGCGAGTTTGAGGAAGAGGCCCGGCAGTTGATTACCGACGCCGCCCCGCTGACCGAGGAGGCTACGGCGGCCAACGGCACGGCGCTGCTCTCGCCCCTGCACCAGCTCAAGGGCACGGCCGCCACGGTGGGCGCGGTGGCCCTCGCAGCGCAGGCCCGGGTGCTCGAAATGCAACTCAAAGCGGATCCCGCCGCTGACGTGAAAGATAATTTTCTCGTGTTACAGCATTACTTTGTGGCGTTTGCGGAGGCTTACGCATTGGCACTGGCTCTACCCGCCGACGCTGCTTCCAGTTAACGCCGCCTTGATTTTTGTTTTCCACCCCCTTTGCCCCGCCTGCCATGCCCCCCGAAACCAGCACCAAAACTGTGCTCATCGCCGAAGACAGTTCCGTTATTCTCAACCTAACTCGCAAAATATTAGAGCTACAGAAATACAAAATTGTATTGGCCCGCAACGGCGGCGAAGTCATTAAACAACTGGAAGCCAACCCGGTAGATTGCGTGCTGATGGACATCAACATCCCTGTGATG
This genomic stretch from Hymenobacter sp. PAMC 26628 harbors:
- a CDS encoding response regulator; protein product: MPPETSTKTVLIAEDSSVILNLTRKILELQKYKIVLARNGGEVIKQLEANPVDCVLMDINIPVMDGMECTRVIRRHPNPAINQLPVIAITGNANNYSMEQFREAGVTDYLPKPLDFDALVRVVKQYVS